A window from Amblyomma americanum isolate KBUSLIRL-KWMA chromosome 7, ASM5285725v1, whole genome shotgun sequence encodes these proteins:
- the LOC144098071 gene encoding uncharacterized protein LOC144098071, with the protein MKTQKAGTRRPRVVQWILLPATERDERRVMSSGGAATAALAGRGNRITDSDGTDYQLILPQLPTGSIVLNTVFLHGDVRARPYRVEDFRDALVPTGLLPDVVALGAYQVNHVWAVTLNGAEATRRLLAFKELKVKNRRCVIIDPLDHQVRLRLHWLLHGVADENVRSALAAFGTVMDVSREGLRVQGMSDKGSMTRTVVLKLKKGMTVEDLPHQIRVGGELALVVAPGRPMQCLRCHGTGHVRRECKVPRCSNCRRFGHEDSQCVRTYASAMSPGERDEAEHLMDATEAEDAAKGTGEPLPTAVAEQAALAGEPQDTSVERPREPSPGPPLVQQSVDKSGASTHALPSLSSKGQEPPASDASVTTDTGTATKRTHEVSGDHDDQELASSVDEPPVKAVQGRRATFKPRPNVNAERKPADKPPPSRSESRQPDGPGGV; encoded by the coding sequence AGTCGTGCAGtggattctacttccggccaccgagcgtgacgaaCGCAGAgtcatgagctccggcggagcggcgacggcggcccttgctggccgcggaaacaggatcacCGATAGCGACGGCACGGATTATCAGCTGATACTGCCCCAGCTGCCAACAGGAAGCATCGTTTTGAACACCGTGTTTTTGCACGGcgacgtgcgagcgaggccctacCGGGTCGAAGATTTTAGGGATGCTCTCGTGCCTACCGGTTTGCTGCCGGACGTGGTGGCACTGGGAGCCTACCAGGTCAACCACGTGTGGGCAGTCACCCTGAACGGCGCGGAGGCTACAAGGCGGCTGCTGGCCTTTAAGGAACTGAAGGTGAAGAACCGTCGCTGCGTCATCATCGACCCGCTGGATCATCAGGTGAGGCTTAGGCTTCACTGGCTGCTGCACGGCGTGGCCGACGAGAATGTGCGGAGCGCTCTAGCGGCGTTTGGGACTGTCATGGACGTTAGCAGAGAGGGGTTGCGTGTGCAGGGTATGAGCGACAAGGGTTCCATGACGAGGACGGTCGTCCTGAAGCTCAAGAAAGGCATGACAGTTGAAGATTTGCCGCATCAAATACGGGTGGGAGGAGAACTGGCCTTAGTCGTGGCACCCGGTCGtccgatgcagtgcttgcgctgtcaCGGCACTGGCCACGTCCGGAGAGAGTGCAAGGTGCCGCGCTGCTCGAACTGCCGGCGTTTCGGACACGAGGACTCCCAGTGCGTCCGCACGTATGCCTCAGCAATGAGCCCGGGGGAAAGGGATGAAGCCGAGCACTTAATGGACGCGACCGAGGCAGAGGACGCGGCGAAGGGAACTGGCGAGCCGCTGCCTACCGCTGTGGCAGAGCAAGCAGCCCTCGCTGGTGAACCGCAGGACACAAGCGTTGAACGTCCGAGGGAACCGTCGCCTGGTCCACCACTGGTGCAGCAGAGTGTCGACAAAAGCGGAGCGAGTACTCATGCACTGCCGTCTCTATCGTCTAAGGGCCAGGAACCGCCAGCCAGTGACGCTTCCGTTACAACTGATACTGGCACTGCAACGAAACGCACCCACGAAGTCTCCGGAGACCACGACGACCAGGAACTCGCAAGCAGCGTTGACGAGCCGCCAGTGAAAGCGGTGCAAGGACGACGGGCTACCTTCAAGCCACGGCCAAACGTCAACGCGGAAAGAAAGCCTGCCGACAAGCCACCGCCGTCTAGAAGCGAGAGCAGACAACCGGACGGCCCCGGAGGCGTCTAG